From the genome of Tautonia marina, one region includes:
- a CDS encoding SDR family NAD(P)-dependent oxidoreductase — MAVNPFDLTGKVAIVTGGNGGIGLGMARGLAQAGAQLALVGRNQEKTTEAARMLAEETGSQVLPVTADVSQEAECERIAREVLNQYGRIDILFNNAGINIRKPPHELTLDEWREVIDVNLTSAFLLSKAVYPAMKAVGGGKIVNIGSMTSIFGSGFAPAYATSKGGIVQLTKSQALAWASDNIQCNAILPGWFDTELTKKARVEISGLHERVLARIPTGRWASPNDMAGTAVWLASPASDYVTGIAIPVDGGYSAML; from the coding sequence ATGGCGGTCAATCCGTTCGACCTGACCGGCAAAGTGGCGATTGTCACCGGGGGCAATGGGGGAATCGGGCTCGGAATGGCCCGGGGACTCGCTCAAGCCGGTGCTCAGCTCGCCTTGGTCGGCCGTAACCAGGAGAAGACCACCGAGGCCGCTCGGATGCTCGCCGAAGAGACGGGAAGCCAGGTACTCCCCGTGACTGCCGACGTGTCTCAGGAAGCCGAGTGTGAGCGGATTGCACGCGAAGTCCTCAATCAGTACGGTCGCATCGACATCCTTTTCAACAACGCCGGAATCAACATTCGCAAGCCTCCTCACGAGTTGACGCTCGACGAGTGGCGGGAAGTCATCGACGTCAACCTCACGAGCGCCTTCCTGCTCTCCAAAGCGGTTTACCCAGCCATGAAAGCTGTGGGAGGCGGGAAGATCGTCAACATCGGTAGCATGACGTCCATCTTCGGCTCAGGCTTTGCACCAGCCTATGCGACCAGCAAGGGAGGGATTGTCCAACTCACCAAAAGCCAGGCATTGGCCTGGGCTTCGGACAATATCCAATGTAACGCGATCCTTCCTGGCTGGTTTGATACGGAATTGACCAAGAAAGCTCGCGTCGAAATTTCAGGATTGCACGAGCGGGTTCTCGCTCGGATTCCGACAGGACGCTGGGCAAGCCCCAACGACATGGCCGGGACCGCCGTCTGGTTGGCGAGCCCGGCCAGCGATTACGTCACCGGAATTGCGATTCCCGTCGACGGTGGTTATTCCGCGATGCTTTAA
- a CDS encoding aminopeptidase, whose product MPDPRWETLADTLIRHSTRLQPGETLLVECVDLDDDTLPRLLVRKAGRLGAIALVDLKRSRILREMLRGATEPQLRAWAETEAFRMDRVQAYIALRGSENISELADIPPDRMNLYNQHFMTPVHFERRIKKTRWCVLRMPGPGMAQQAGMSTEAFEDFYFEACNVDYPLLAKALKPLAQLMEAAREVRITGPDTDLRFSIAGIPVVPCAGEMNIPDGEVFTAPLKESVEGFIRFNAPTIYQGSAYDGIRLEFQKGRICKATCDAGDEERLNRILQADEGASYIGEWSLGCNPKIQRPMRDILFDEKIAGSFHLTPGNAYDEADNGNRSKIHWDLVQIQTPEFGGGTVSFDGKPIRVDGRFVDEALHALDPE is encoded by the coding sequence ATGCCCGATCCGCGCTGGGAGACGCTCGCAGACACCTTGATCCGACACTCGACGCGGTTACAGCCGGGAGAAACGCTCCTGGTTGAGTGTGTGGATCTCGATGACGACACCCTGCCTCGGTTGCTTGTCCGCAAGGCTGGGCGTCTTGGCGCAATCGCGTTGGTCGATCTGAAACGCTCCAGGATTCTTCGGGAAATGCTTCGGGGGGCAACCGAGCCTCAACTCCGAGCCTGGGCCGAGACCGAGGCCTTCCGCATGGATCGGGTGCAAGCCTACATCGCCCTGCGCGGCTCGGAGAACATCAGTGAACTGGCCGACATTCCTCCCGATCGGATGAATCTCTACAACCAGCACTTCATGACTCCCGTTCACTTCGAGCGTCGCATCAAGAAGACGCGCTGGTGTGTCCTCCGAATGCCTGGCCCTGGAATGGCTCAACAAGCCGGGATGAGTACCGAGGCATTCGAAGATTTTTATTTTGAAGCCTGCAATGTTGATTATCCGCTGCTGGCAAAAGCCCTCAAGCCGCTCGCCCAGCTGATGGAAGCCGCCCGAGAGGTGAGGATCACGGGACCGGACACCGACCTGAGGTTTTCAATTGCTGGGATTCCTGTCGTACCCTGCGCTGGCGAGATGAACATTCCGGATGGGGAGGTTTTCACTGCCCCGCTCAAGGAGTCGGTCGAAGGCTTTATTCGATTCAACGCCCCGACAATTTATCAGGGGTCGGCGTATGACGGCATCCGGCTGGAATTTCAGAAAGGGAGGATTTGCAAGGCAACATGCGATGCGGGAGACGAGGAGCGGCTGAATCGCATCCTCCAGGCCGACGAGGGAGCCTCGTACATCGGCGAGTGGTCGCTGGGTTGCAACCCGAAGATTCAGCGGCCCATGCGTGACATCCTATTCGATGAAAAAATCGCCGGCAGCTTCCACCTGACTCCGGGCAATGCGTACGACGAGGCAGACAACGGCAATCGATCCAAGATTCATTGGGACCTGGTGCAAATTCAGACCCCCGAGTTTGGTGGCGGCACGGTTTCATTTGATGGGAAACCCATCCGTGTGGATGGACGTTTTGTGGACGAGGCGCTCCATGCCCTCGACCCCGAGTGA